A window of the Capricornis sumatraensis isolate serow.1 chromosome 9, serow.2, whole genome shotgun sequence genome harbors these coding sequences:
- the GDF15 gene encoding growth/differentiation factor 15, translating to MPGQRPAAPHHSLMLLMLLMFSWLRSGGALSLTQEHLQTFQGPSNVHSSLDISRFRELRKRYEDLLTRLRANQTWEDSNPDLMPPPQVRVVTPKLRLGPGGHLHLRIPRVNLTEGLPSASRLHRALLRLSPKAWSSWDVTRPLRRQLTLGGSRGPSIRLRLLARPDQLQEALPSSPPQLELHWRQSATRGRRHAHAHTRDGCPLGEGRCCHLQSLRASLEDLGWADWVLAPRELDVRMCIGACPSHFRSANTHAQMQARLHGLNPDAAPAPCCVPASYEPVVLMHQDSDGRVSLTPFDDLVAKDCHCV from the exons ATGCCTGGTCAGCGACCGGCAGCGCCACATCACTCTCTGATGTTGCTGATGCTGCTCATGTTCTCCTGGCTGCGGTCGGGAGGTGCCCTGTCTCTGACCCAGGAGCACCTCCAGACTTTCCAGGGACCCTCAAACGTGCACTCCAGCCTGGACATCTCCAGATTCCGGGAGTTGCGGAAACGCTACGAAGATCTGCTGACACGGCTTCGAGCGAACCAGACCTGGGAAGACTCGAACCCGGACCTCATGCCCCCTCCTCAAGTCCGTGTAGTCACTCCAAAAC TGCGACTTGGGCCAGGCGGCCACCTGCACCTGCGCATCCCCCGGGTCAACTTAACTGAGGGACTCCCTTCAGCCTCCCGCCTGCATCGGGCCCTTCTCCGGCTGTCCCCGAAGGCGTGGAGCTCGTGGGACGTGACGCGGCCACTACGGCGACAGCTCACACTCGGAGGCTCCCGGGGTCCCTCAATACGCCTGCGACTGTTAGCAAGACCGGACCAGTTGCAGGAGGCGTTGCCTTCTTCACCACCCCAGCTTGAGCTGCACTGGCGGCAAAGCGCCACCAGGGGGCGACGTCACGCGCATGCTCACACTCGGGACGGCTGCCCGCTCGGGGAGGGGCGCTGCTGTCATTTGCAGAGCCTGCGCGCGTCGCTTGAGGACCTGGGCTGGGCCGACTGGGTGCTGGCGCCGCGGGAGCTGGATGTGCGCATGTGCATCGGCGCGTGCCCGAGCCACTTCCGGTCCGCTAACACGCACGCACAGATGCAGGCGCGCTTGCATGGCCTGAACCCTGATGCTGCTCCGGCGCCGTGCTGCGTGCCTGCCAGCTACGAGCCGGTGGTGCTCATGCACCAAGACAGCGATGGCCGCGTGTCACTCACGCCCTTTGACGACCTCGTGGCCAAGGACTGTCACTGCGTGTGA